A genomic region of Lachnoclostridium edouardi contains the following coding sequences:
- a CDS encoding aminopeptidase, with amino-acid sequence MEQTSGKDRMKELTWSFPNIGKKYPEHREEAENFCREYKTFLDNGKTERECAEISVRMLQEAGYVPYEAGKKYAPGDKVYYVNRGKALIAATFGQKKTGDGLRINVAHIDSPRLDLKPFPLYEKNEIAYFKTHYYGGIRKYQWGTIPLAFHGVIYMENGDKAVISIGEKEDDPVFCVTDLLPHLSAEQNERKLRDGLKGEELNIVIGSYPYLDDDVKDAVKLKVLDILNQMYGITEKDFLRAEIEMVPAFKAKDVGFDRSMIGAYGQDDRVCAYTALQAEIQVKNPVYTTVTVLTDKEEIGSDGNTGLNSDYLGHFIEYLAQTEGCDVKQVVANSICLSSDVNAAFDPTFSGVYEGNNSCYLNKGCVLTKYTGARGKSASNDASAELMAKIIGIMDKNGVCWQIGELGAVDAGGGGTVAKYIAGLNIEVVDLGVPILSMHSPFELASKLDIYHTFLAFQAFYEAE; translated from the coding sequence CCTAATATTGGGAAAAAGTATCCGGAGCATAGAGAAGAGGCGGAAAACTTCTGCAGGGAGTACAAAACATTCTTAGATAATGGAAAAACAGAGAGAGAATGCGCAGAGATTTCTGTAAGAATGCTTCAGGAGGCAGGATATGTGCCTTATGAGGCAGGCAAGAAGTATGCGCCTGGGGATAAAGTATATTATGTAAATCGTGGAAAGGCTTTAATTGCAGCTACATTTGGGCAGAAGAAAACAGGGGACGGACTGAGAATTAACGTGGCGCATATAGATTCTCCCCGTCTTGACTTAAAGCCCTTTCCTCTTTATGAGAAAAATGAAATTGCTTATTTTAAAACTCATTATTACGGCGGAATCAGAAAGTACCAGTGGGGCACCATTCCCCTTGCTTTTCACGGAGTAATTTATATGGAAAACGGGGATAAGGCGGTGATTTCCATAGGAGAGAAAGAAGATGATCCAGTATTCTGCGTTACAGATCTGCTTCCCCACCTTTCAGCAGAGCAGAATGAGAGAAAGCTTAGGGATGGATTGAAAGGAGAAGAATTAAATATTGTAATCGGCTCCTATCCTTATTTAGATGATGATGTAAAAGATGCAGTTAAGCTGAAGGTGCTGGATATTCTGAATCAAATGTACGGGATTACAGAAAAAGATTTCCTCAGAGCTGAAATTGAAATGGTGCCTGCATTTAAAGCTAAGGATGTTGGTTTTGACAGAAGCATGATCGGCGCCTATGGTCAGGACGACAGAGTGTGCGCTTATACAGCCCTGCAGGCGGAAATTCAGGTGAAGAATCCTGTTTACACCACAGTAACAGTTTTAACAGATAAAGAGGAAATTGGTTCAGACGGCAATACAGGCTTGAACTCTGATTATTTAGGCCATTTTATTGAGTATTTAGCCCAGACGGAAGGGTGTGATGTAAAACAGGTGGTGGCGAATTCTATCTGTCTCTCCTCTGATGTAAACGCTGCCTTTGACCCTACCTTTTCAGGAGTATATGAGGGAAATAATTCCTGTTATTTAAATAAGGGCTGCGTGCTGACCAAATACACAGGGGCCAGGGGAAAGTCTGCCTCTAATGATGCCAGCGCAGAGCTGATGGCAAAAATCATTGGTATTATGGATAAAAATGGGGTATGCTGGCAAATCGGAGAGCTGGGAGCCGTAGATGCAGGCGGCGGCGGAACAGTAGCCAAATATATTGCCGGATTAAATATTGAAGTAGTAGACTTGGGAGTGCCTATTTTATCTATGCATTCTCCTTTTGAACTGGCCTCTAAGCTGGATATATACCATACATTTTTGGCATTTCAGGCATTTTATGAAGCAGAATAA